TTGATTTAAACTTGAACTGCAAACCTAATCCGTAATATATTGATCCGAATTCAAGGTATGTCGTATCATAACTTGACCCGAATCCAAGACTTACCGATCCATACTTGACTCGAATATGGGACTTAGTCGATCCGAACATGACCCGTATCCGAATTAAACTGTTCAAATTGTACCAGAATCCTACACCCGAACCAAATTAAACAGATAAAAAACCGTTACGATTTAAACCTGAGTCAGTTTCAACCGAACTCGAGATTGACCCGAATCGAAACCGATTTCAACCAGAAATGATTTACGACCCGACTTTACCGAAACTAAAGTTATCCAAAGCAATCCGAATAAAAATATTGACCATGTTGTGAAATAAAGAGGAAGGAGAGGAAATTGGGAGAGAATAACTGTGTATCTTATTCCATGAACAATAtggtatatatacatacaatagaataaggtttgcttgagaaacaataaaccctaagatctagAATATTCTAGAAACATACTAGGGGTATCATGAGCATCCACATAATATTCATAACAGACCAAGCATTAACCAATTTTAACATGATCCGAACCATTTATAACCATCCGAAACCGATCACATGAACCGATTTGAAAACCCTTGTGCCTGACCGCATAGAACATAAACAATATCGCCCAACATGTTTAAATTTTATTCCACTagcttattcatttattttaaaacataataaaaatcaAGAATGTGTTACTGTTTCTTGATTACCGACTTAATCAGATCTATATATACCTTGCCTTAGCATCAGAAATAATCCTGAAATATCAATCCAGAAATAATACTGTTTCCATCAAGTGTTCTGTTTCCTCTTAAAAACACCCAAATTCCTTATTCCCCGTTTCAAGAAAGCTTTCGTTAGTGTGCATATCCGAATTAAATTCCAAATCTTGTTTGTGGTTCTAATTTGGTGTTAGTAATGTCTTCTAGTAGTTATTCACAGGTTGCCGAGATAGATCCGACAGGGCGATACATAAGGTACAAAGAGATTTTAGGAGAAGGCGCTTGGAAAAGATGTTGAGAAATTGTGTGTAGAAGTTTGTTTGTTAAAGTCGTTACATGATGAGAGTATCGTGAAATGCCACCATtcttggattgattttgaaagGAGAACCATTCACATGATTACTGAGCTTTTTACTTCAATGACTTTGCGTCACTACATCCACAATCATAGTATTGTAGGTAATACAGCAATCAAGAGTTGGTGTAGACAGATTCTCAAGGGGTTGGTTTATCTTCACACTCATAATCCGCGAATTATTCACCGTGATCTCAAGTTATTGAATATCTTTAATCTTTATTGATGGAAACTCGGGCATAGTTAAACTGGGTGATTTAGGTCTTGCCGGGTTATTGAAACAGGATACTATTACAGATTGTCCTGTTGGTACACTACACTATTACAGTACATTGCACCAGAGGCTTTTCAAGGAAAATATAATGAGTTAGTTGACATATATTCTTTAGGGATATGCGTGCTAGAGATGGTCACTCGGGAAGATGACTTTTACAGCGAATACAGCAAGACAGAGGAGGTTCTCGAAAAGGTTAAGGCAGGTATAAAGCCTGTTGCGCTAAGAAATGTGACAGACCCACAGGTTAAAGAATTCATTGACAAGTGTTTGGCTCCTGCAGATAAGAGACCCTCGGCAAATGACCTCTTGAATGACCCGTTTCTTACAACGAGTGTTTCTGGCACATCAACAACACGTACTAATTCGAGTCTAACAGAATCTGAGGGTTTGCTGATTTCTAGATTACTACAGTTTGTCAAGGAAATGGACAGTGGGAATAGGAAATTTAAGTTACAAGGAAGAATCAAGGACAATGCTATGATACAAATGAAATTGAGTATTACAGATAATGCTATGATCGCAAATTTTGATTTGGAGTTGTCACCTGAAATAGTTACAGCTCGTCAGTTTGTCATGGAGAATATTGCTACACAAATTCATTTGTCACGTGTTTTGCTCCAAGAACTTGACAAATAAAAATCTCCGTGATCCGATCCTACCTGAACATCAAAACTATGGTGGTTGGTTAGTGAGGTTCTTTTAGCAAATCTACCTCTTTGAATCATACAAAAGAATAATGTTCAACAGACAACAGTTGAAGGATGCAAACTTTTCTTATGTAATCCATCTGAATAACAAATATTTACACATAAGAAGAGGCAAGTAAAAGTTAGTCTAAGATGAGATTTAGTGTAATTAACACTTGACATGCATTCCAAAAGATTTT
This sequence is a window from Spinacia oleracea cultivar Varoflay chromosome 1, BTI_SOV_V1, whole genome shotgun sequence. Protein-coding genes within it:
- the LOC130465143 gene encoding serine/threonine-protein kinase WNK8-like codes for the protein MVGRPEMAAATMAKKPQICGPPMYIAPEAFQGKYNELVDIYSLGICVLEMVTREDDFYSEYSKTEEVLEKVKAGIKPVALRNVTDPQVKEFIDKCLAPADKRPSANDLLNDPFLTTSVSGTSTTRTNSSLTESEGLLISRLLQFVKEMDSGNRKFKLQGRIKDNAMIQMKLSITDNAMIANFDLELSPEIVTARQFVMENIATQIHLSRVLLQELDK